Proteins encoded within one genomic window of Anastrepha ludens isolate Willacy chromosome 4, idAnaLude1.1, whole genome shotgun sequence:
- the LOC128861029 gene encoding uncharacterized protein LOC128861029, with amino-acid sequence MESLYCGLKHRDYKTRNILSMAQRIKVIKTYKHIPNYQRLASHFGCSAKQIKNIIANKDELLQYYDSVCANKLTDEVANRRQEKIDFLGKAVYEFLLRALYLRKPIGTSIIRQKAFEVKEAIAIENFSPNNAWLQDFKATYNRLDLTAMMESLPRDMDKRRSLKCIDIIEYVSKQEREERLKNVAEDENCNSVWNTEYYSDSSISGSEKASRNSMYTSTTESANNIEAYEVCNEAYDEEGETGLEEIREFDKVESINKTRTNAEPIVVNLDSDEEESAECALFTSEVVNTCSSVSSTAVKSTSLPTLPDIHSYPEALRHLRVLEDFAMIEENYRAIGLITQLEQIFQNPPKLKRIEH; translated from the coding sequence ATGGAATCACTATATTGTGGGTTGAAACATCGCGATTATAAGACACGCAATATACTATCAATGGCACAACGCATTAAGGTGATAAAAACTTACAAACATATACCGAACTATCAGCGTTTGGCAAGTCATTTCGGTTGCAGCGCAAAGCAGATAAAGAACATTATTGCCAATAAGGATGAACTTTTGCAGTACTATGACAGCGTGTGTGCCAATAAATTAACAGATGAAGTTGCTAATCGACGTCAAGAGAAAATCGACTTCCTTGGAAAGGCGGTCTACGAATTTCTACTGCGCGCTCTCTATCTTCGCAAGCCGATCGGCACATCGATCATACGACAGAAAGCATTTGAAGTGAAAGAGGCGATAGCCATCGAAAACTTCTCGCCAAACAATGCCTGGTTACAAGATTTCAAAGCGACTTATAATCGATTGGATTTAACGGCAATGATGGAAAGCTTACCAAGAGATATGGACAAGCGACGTTCGTTGAAGTGCATCGATATTATTGAATATGTAAGCAAGCAGGAGCGAGAAGAGAGACTAAAAAATGTGGCCGAAGATGAGAATTGTAACAGTGTGTGGAATACTGAATATTACAGTGATAGTAGTATATCTGGAAGCGAGAAAGCATCACGGAATAGCATGTATACGAGTACAACGGAATCTGCAAATAACATCGAAGCTTATGAAGTGTGCAATGAAGCATATGATGAAGAGGGTGAAACGGGGTTAGAGGAGATACGGGAATTTGATAAAGTGGAAAGCATaaacaaaacaagaacaaaTGCTGAACCAATTGTAGTTAACCTCGATTCGGACGAGGAAGAGAGTGCTGAGTGCGCTCTTTTTACATCTGAAGTAGTAAACACTTGCTCTAGCGTTAGCAGCACCGCTGTAAAGTCAACATCACTACCCACACTTCCGGACATACACAGCTATCCGGAGGCGCTACGTCATCTGAGGGTGTTGGAAGATTTTGCAATGATAGAGGAGAACTATCGGGCGATCGGTTTGATTACTCAGCTGGAGCAAATATTTCAGAATCCACCCAAATTGAAGCGTATAGAGCATTGA